The Geminocystis sp. M7585_C2015_104 DNA window CCATGAGACTATCTACCACCTTGACAGAAAGGATTAAGTCACAGTATTCCGTTTGCCAGTCTAACTCAGTAGCTTCCTCTGCCTCGATGATTTCCCTGGTAGCCGCATCTCCCCTAATAGTCACACCCTTTTCCCTCAAGGCGGCGGCGATGGGAGGTAGGAATTCTTTGGCGACGGCTTTGTGTATCAGTAGGGTTTCTATGGCGTTGCAGGCAGCGGGATATTGAGTCTTGGCATCCACGGTAATACTAACAGCCTGTTGCAAATCCGCCTCTGCGTCGATATAGAGATGACATATACCGTCAGCATGTCCAATAACAGGGATTTTAGTATTTTCCTGGACGTAGCGGACAAAGGAGTTGGAGCCACGGGGTATAATCAAGTCGATATACTTATCCAGGGATAAAAGGGCATTTATTTCTTCCCTGGTGGTTAACAATTGTACCGTTTTGGGGTTAATACCGGCAGTTTGAAGGGCATTTTGAATAATTTGGGTGAGGGTAGTGCAACTGTGGATAGCCTCTTTACCTCCCTTAAGAATAACAGCATTTCCCGACTTTATAGCCAAGGTGGCGATTTGGATTAGCGCTTCTGGTCGTGCTTCAAAAATAACACCTATTACCCCCAAGGGGCAGCTCACACGTTCTAAAATTAAATCT harbors:
- a CDS encoding glutamate-5-semialdehyde dehydrogenase, whose product is MMSDLVAIAQESRKAASQLADSSEECRNNALLAIAEALTRHQGEIFKANQKDCESAAGVISPALYARLQLGESKLKSVIQGIHDLIRLPDPLGHVSLKRELDTDLILERVSCPLGVIGVIFEARPEALIQIATLAIKSGNAVILKGGKEAIHSCTTLTQIIQNALQTAGINPKTVQLLTTREEINALLSLDKYIDLIIPRGSNSFVRYVQENTKIPVIGHADGICHLYIDAEADLQQAVSITVDAKTQYPAACNAIETLLIHKAVAKEFLPPIAAALREKGVTIRGDAATREIIEAEEATELDWQTEYCDLILSVKVVDSLMEAIDHINRYGSKHTDAIVTNKEENAEKFLNLVDSAGVYHNCSTRFADGFRYGFGAEVGISTQKMPPRGPVGLEGLVTYKYKLRGKGHIVADYAENRRKFTHKDLL